A genomic stretch from Edaphobacter aggregans includes:
- a CDS encoding threonine synthase, producing MPAITSLECSRCHHHVSADTPQTLCPLCAGSLYVRYDMDKLKQTAKREAPAQKAAASATSLGMWRYADVLPDVTPVTLGEGWTPMLHSKRYPGLYIKEEGANPTGTFKARGLGLAVTMAKHYGLQHLAVPSAGNAAGALAAYAAAADIKAHIFMPQDVPFANYLEGILYGADVTMVDGLISDCARMVGENIKAQREANTPPEQIWFDISTLKEPFRVEGKKTMGYELVEQLGWTYPDAVFYPTGGGVGLIGMWKAFEEMEALGWVTGKRPKMYALQAAGCAPITTAYDQHKSTSEFYQNAATFAAGLRVPKPYGDYIILDILAQSGGKAISSPDEAILTSILDWAKHEGLFLSPEGAAATAAYDQLIASGELKPTDKVVLFNTGAGLKYTDMIAEAMHLRRPGTLPTSLPVGGIITPQ from the coding sequence ATGCCCGCTATCACCTCCCTCGAGTGCTCTCGCTGCCACCACCACGTCTCCGCCGACACCCCGCAAACCCTCTGCCCCCTCTGCGCCGGCTCCCTCTACGTCCGCTACGACATGGACAAGCTCAAGCAAACCGCCAAGCGCGAAGCTCCCGCCCAAAAAGCCGCAGCATCCGCAACCAGCCTGGGCATGTGGCGCTACGCCGACGTCCTCCCCGACGTAACCCCGGTCACCCTCGGCGAAGGCTGGACGCCCATGCTCCACAGCAAGCGCTACCCTGGCCTCTACATCAAGGAAGAAGGCGCCAACCCCACCGGCACTTTCAAAGCCCGAGGCCTCGGCCTCGCCGTCACCATGGCAAAGCACTACGGCCTCCAGCACCTCGCCGTCCCCTCTGCAGGCAACGCCGCCGGAGCACTAGCCGCCTACGCCGCCGCCGCCGATATCAAAGCCCACATCTTCATGCCCCAGGACGTCCCCTTCGCCAACTACCTCGAAGGCATCCTCTACGGAGCCGACGTCACCATGGTCGACGGCCTCATCTCCGACTGCGCCCGCATGGTCGGCGAAAACATCAAGGCCCAGCGCGAAGCCAACACCCCGCCCGAACAAATCTGGTTCGACATCTCCACCCTCAAAGAGCCCTTCCGCGTAGAAGGCAAAAAGACCATGGGCTACGAACTAGTCGAACAGCTAGGCTGGACCTACCCCGACGCCGTCTTCTACCCTACCGGCGGAGGCGTAGGCCTCATCGGCATGTGGAAGGCCTTCGAAGAGATGGAAGCCTTGGGCTGGGTCACGGGCAAACGCCCAAAGATGTACGCCCTGCAAGCCGCCGGCTGCGCCCCCATCACCACCGCCTACGACCAGCACAAATCCACCAGCGAGTTCTACCAGAACGCCGCCACCTTCGCCGCTGGCCTCCGCGTCCCCAAGCCCTACGGAGACTACATCATCCTCGACATCCTCGCCCAATCCGGCGGCAAAGCCATCTCCTCGCCCGACGAAGCCATCCTCACCAGCATCCTCGACTGGGCCAAGCACGAAGGCCTCTTCCTCTCACCCGAAGGAGCCGCCGCCACTGCTGCCTACGACCAGCTCATCGCCTCAGGCGAACTCAAGCCCACCGACAAAGTAGTCCTCTTCAACACCGGAGCAGGCCTCAAGTACACCGACATGATCGCCGAAGCCATGCACCTCCGCCGCCCCGGCACCCTACCCACCAGCCTTCCCGTAGGAGGCATCATCACCCCGCAGTAA
- a CDS encoding M20/M25/M40 family metallo-hydrolase → MTTFIAGIGVCFVTAALAQGPQSSTMVPVESAMVKAVDGETPAAIAMLERLVNINSGTMNLPGVVAVKDVVAPQIEALGFKVRWVPMQGQVGRAGDLVAEHPCPAGTGKCGKRLLLIGHMDTVFEPTSSFQKYSIVPGTNGNVATGPGVMDMKGGLVVMLTALKAMKTAGVLDNAEVTIVLSGDEERHGEPVSISRGDMVAAAKKSDVALEFENSYRVDGTDIVRVGRRSALTWQLEAVGRSGHSSQIFRESMGYGAVYELVRILDQFRTELPEKGLTFNVGLMVGGATAAFTENGTGGTITGKTNVIPPVALASGDIRTLSNEQTERVEAKMRAIVADHLPKTGATITFQEAYPAMAESEGSRALVKQLNDVNTVLGLPQEEIMDPMLGGAGDIAFVAPYVPGLVGTGAMGDGAHAEGETVYLDSIPTQAKRMAVLMYRLSKD, encoded by the coding sequence ATGACTACGTTTATCGCTGGGATTGGTGTGTGTTTTGTGACGGCGGCTCTGGCGCAGGGTCCGCAGAGCTCCACGATGGTTCCGGTTGAGAGTGCGATGGTGAAGGCTGTCGATGGGGAGACTCCGGCGGCGATTGCGATGCTGGAGAGGTTGGTGAATATCAACAGCGGAACGATGAATCTGCCGGGTGTGGTGGCGGTGAAGGATGTGGTGGCTCCGCAGATTGAGGCGCTGGGGTTCAAAGTGCGGTGGGTGCCGATGCAAGGCCAGGTTGGGCGGGCGGGGGATCTGGTGGCAGAGCATCCTTGTCCTGCGGGGACGGGTAAGTGTGGGAAACGGCTGCTACTGATCGGGCATATGGATACGGTGTTTGAGCCTACGAGCAGCTTCCAGAAGTACTCGATTGTGCCGGGAACGAATGGCAATGTGGCGACTGGGCCCGGTGTGATGGATATGAAGGGTGGGCTCGTTGTGATGCTGACGGCGCTGAAGGCGATGAAGACTGCGGGTGTGCTTGATAACGCCGAGGTCACGATTGTGCTGAGCGGCGATGAGGAACGGCATGGCGAGCCGGTCAGCATCAGCCGCGGGGACATGGTCGCGGCAGCGAAGAAGAGCGATGTTGCGCTGGAGTTCGAGAACAGCTACCGGGTTGATGGAACGGACATAGTACGGGTGGGCCGGCGAAGTGCGTTGACGTGGCAGTTGGAGGCTGTCGGGAGGAGTGGTCACTCATCGCAGATCTTCAGGGAGTCGATGGGTTATGGGGCGGTCTATGAGTTGGTGCGGATTCTGGACCAGTTTCGGACGGAGCTGCCGGAGAAGGGGCTGACGTTCAATGTTGGGCTGATGGTGGGCGGAGCGACCGCGGCGTTTACGGAGAATGGAACGGGCGGAACGATTACGGGGAAGACGAATGTAATTCCTCCGGTTGCGCTGGCTAGCGGGGATATTCGTACGCTGAGCAATGAGCAGACCGAGCGTGTCGAGGCGAAGATGCGGGCCATTGTTGCAGATCATCTGCCGAAGACCGGGGCGACGATTACGTTTCAGGAGGCGTATCCGGCTATGGCGGAGTCGGAGGGAAGTCGTGCGCTGGTGAAGCAATTGAATGATGTGAATACGGTGCTGGGTCTGCCGCAGGAGGAGATTATGGATCCGATGCTGGGTGGTGCGGGGGATATTGCTTTTGTTGCTCCGTATGTTCCGGGGCTGGTGGGGACGGGAGCGATGGGCGATGGTGCTCATGCGGAGGGGGAGACGGTTTATCTGGACTCGATACCGACGCAGGCTAAGCGTATGGCGGTTTTGATGTATCGGTTGTCGAAGGACTAG
- a CDS encoding lytic transglycosylase domain-containing protein, which produces MVAFRFSSVMMLALAVCPMARAAEHVTLKNGFELDCVRREVVGDKIRLYLVGKRSETNYLEVAGDAVARVETIADLPLTPEDSPEVAKTLVAPMPTAPVTALTKAEMREMLAHAGGEHNIDADLLASVVRAESGGQVRAVSRTGAKGLMQLMPGTAGELGVHDAFRPEENIAGGTAYLDSLLTRYHDNLSLALAAYNAGPGAVDKYHGVPPYRETRAYVARVIREFNRRKQMTQQERPSKG; this is translated from the coding sequence ATGGTGGCATTTCGGTTTAGTTCGGTGATGATGCTGGCGCTGGCGGTGTGTCCGATGGCGCGGGCGGCTGAGCATGTGACGCTGAAGAATGGGTTCGAGCTGGATTGCGTGCGACGCGAGGTTGTGGGGGATAAGATTCGGCTTTACCTGGTGGGTAAGCGCTCCGAGACGAACTACCTCGAGGTCGCTGGGGATGCAGTGGCTCGGGTAGAGACGATTGCAGACTTGCCGCTGACTCCTGAAGATTCGCCGGAAGTGGCGAAGACTTTGGTGGCTCCAATGCCAACGGCGCCTGTGACTGCTCTGACGAAGGCGGAAATGCGGGAGATGCTGGCTCATGCGGGTGGCGAGCACAATATTGATGCGGATCTGCTGGCGAGTGTCGTGCGGGCTGAGAGCGGTGGGCAAGTGCGGGCGGTTTCGCGGACGGGTGCGAAGGGCTTGATGCAGTTGATGCCGGGGACTGCTGGCGAGCTCGGAGTTCACGATGCGTTTCGGCCTGAGGAGAATATTGCGGGTGGGACGGCTTATCTGGATTCTCTGCTGACGCGGTATCACGATAATCTTTCGCTGGCGCTGGCAGCTTACAACGCGGGGCCGGGGGCGGTGGACAAGTATCATGGGGTGCCTCCTTACCGCGAGACACGGGCTTATGTGGCGCGGGTGATTCGGGAGTTTAATCGGCGCAAGCAGATGACTCAGCAAGAGCGTCCGAGTAAGGGATGA
- a CDS encoding alpha/beta hydrolase has product MRVYVAAVLALVILVQGHTQAPVPQDYPPPGRMVDVGGRKLHLDCSGKGSPTVVLVAGGNAFSIDWALVQPRVAETTRVCSYDRAGLAWSDPGPADETVEQTISDLHKLLGIAGEKSPYVLVGASIGGIFIRAYQRAYPDQVAGLVFTNSANRVRRLVNGKGGLIWDMTEDEIRSTYPMPASAKGSAPTRENDPFDRLPPSLQAVRLWIDVKLWQKWDPTKEDPGSILSWRKEFLKEFTETDEGKVRPLGALPVIVLSSGPAASESERGSRNGAAARLDFLSSNTVHVTATGSGHEIHLYQPDLVVQTVVQAVSAIRSGTPVSHL; this is encoded by the coding sequence ATGCGGGTCTACGTTGCGGCGGTCCTCGCATTGGTCATTCTGGTGCAGGGGCACACTCAGGCTCCAGTGCCACAGGATTATCCGCCGCCAGGTCGTATGGTCGACGTTGGGGGCCGTAAGCTGCACCTCGATTGCTCCGGCAAAGGGAGCCCGACTGTCGTTCTAGTTGCGGGCGGAAATGCGTTCTCCATCGACTGGGCTCTTGTTCAACCGCGCGTCGCTGAGACCACGCGAGTCTGTTCTTATGATCGGGCCGGGCTGGCGTGGAGTGATCCCGGACCCGCTGACGAGACCGTTGAGCAGACCATCTCTGATTTGCATAAACTCCTTGGGATTGCCGGAGAAAAGAGTCCGTATGTTTTGGTCGGCGCGTCCATCGGAGGCATCTTCATCCGCGCCTATCAACGTGCGTATCCCGATCAGGTCGCTGGGTTGGTTTTCACCAACAGCGCCAATCGGGTGCGTCGACTCGTCAACGGCAAAGGCGGGCTGATCTGGGATATGACGGAAGACGAGATACGGTCTACTTATCCGATGCCTGCATCGGCCAAGGGTTCCGCTCCGACGCGCGAGAACGATCCCTTCGATCGATTGCCACCGAGCTTGCAGGCGGTTCGACTTTGGATCGATGTGAAGCTTTGGCAGAAGTGGGACCCGACGAAAGAGGATCCCGGATCGATTCTGTCGTGGCGGAAAGAATTTCTCAAAGAATTTACGGAGACTGATGAAGGCAAGGTGCGGCCTCTCGGCGCGCTTCCTGTCATCGTGTTGTCGAGCGGACCTGCTGCGAGTGAATCGGAGCGAGGCTCTCGCAACGGCGCTGCGGCCCGCCTCGACTTTCTGAGTTCGAACACAGTGCATGTTACGGCGACCGGAAGTGGCCACGAGATTCATCTCTATCAGCCGGATCTCGTTGTGCAGACAGTGGTGCAAGCTGTCTCGGCGATTCGTAGCGGAACTCCCGTATCCCATCTTTAG
- a CDS encoding HAD-IIB family hydrolase yields MIAVDMDGTLLGADGQVSARNLAALKAAEAAGVEVVVATGRRHCYAMRQLRGLGLGEENGLISSNGTVVRTMGARLLERTLLPKETAQWLCGHVEEFRNSLVMTFDRVGPDGEDDRGALVVEELEELHGSIGKWMVANEPYIAHVNPIEKALEGEDPIQMMLCGTVERMRRAEARLLEHPGVSAVGLGPQEWTAGVEVALHRTEYPVRDLSIVDILPAGCSKGSALLRLAADRGVGVEEIVAIGDNWNDVSMLEVAGRAVLMANAPEDLKEMAVGRGWAMGKRHDEDGVAEVIEAALAGKFAGALQVAR; encoded by the coding sequence ATGATTGCTGTTGATATGGATGGGACGTTGCTGGGGGCTGATGGGCAGGTGAGCGCTCGGAACCTGGCGGCTTTGAAGGCGGCTGAGGCGGCGGGGGTTGAGGTGGTGGTCGCGACGGGGCGGCGGCATTGTTATGCGATGCGACAGCTCAGGGGGCTTGGGCTGGGGGAGGAGAATGGGCTGATCAGCTCGAATGGGACTGTGGTTCGAACGATGGGGGCGAGGTTGCTGGAGCGGACGCTGCTTCCGAAGGAGACGGCGCAGTGGCTTTGTGGGCATGTGGAGGAGTTCAGGAACTCGCTGGTGATGACGTTCGACAGGGTGGGACCGGATGGAGAGGATGACCGGGGGGCTCTGGTGGTGGAGGAGTTGGAGGAGTTGCATGGAAGCATTGGCAAGTGGATGGTGGCGAATGAGCCTTATATTGCGCATGTGAATCCGATTGAGAAGGCGCTGGAGGGGGAGGATCCGATCCAGATGATGCTTTGCGGGACGGTGGAGAGGATGCGGCGGGCGGAGGCGCGGCTGCTGGAGCATCCGGGGGTGTCGGCTGTGGGGCTGGGGCCTCAGGAGTGGACTGCAGGAGTGGAGGTTGCGCTGCACAGGACGGAGTATCCGGTGCGGGATTTGAGTATTGTGGACATTTTGCCGGCTGGGTGCAGTAAGGGGTCGGCGCTGCTGCGTTTGGCTGCGGATAGGGGTGTGGGGGTCGAAGAGATTGTGGCTATTGGGGATAACTGGAACGACGTGTCGATGCTGGAGGTTGCTGGACGAGCGGTGTTGATGGCGAATGCTCCGGAGGATTTGAAAGAGATGGCTGTCGGGCGTGGATGGGCGATGGGCAAGCGGCATGATGAGGATGGAGTAGCCGAGGTAATCGAGGCTGCGCTGGCAGGGAAGTTTGCTGGGGCGCTGCAGGTGGCTCGATAG
- a CDS encoding MATE family efflux transporter produces the protein MSIRQQIRPVLTLALPLILAELGWMSMGIVDTMMVGHMANPSLAISAAALGQVLYNTLGFGIAGVLLSLDTYLSQSHGAGRYDEANRWLLHGLVLAAVLAAIFMGLIALAPIFMLRLPIDHQVITGAIAFLRALNWGTPVLFLYFTLRRYLQAFNHVRPIAAALITANLCNVIGNWLLIYGHSWGPIHIPALGVTGSGLSTSISRAYLALFVAATVWRVERQHNYGLRSMLRHIESTRLTRLALLGAPAGAQIFVEIAIFATVTFLIGTMGPLPLSGHEIALNCASFTFMVPFAISAAAAVRVGQAIGRKAPQEAAAAGWAAILFGAACMATFSAILFLFPHPIARAFTPDPNVIAATIPLLFVAALFQFFDGLQITATGALRGAGNTHAGLIVQIVGYWIIGLPIGYLLAFRLHHGAVGLWLGLCAGLIVAGLSLTTVWHRTTKKLRATSQLEQMANPEKVSS, from the coding sequence ATGTCGATTCGTCAGCAAATCCGCCCCGTCCTCACCCTTGCTCTCCCGCTCATCCTCGCCGAACTAGGCTGGATGTCCATGGGCATCGTGGACACCATGATGGTCGGGCACATGGCCAACCCCTCCCTCGCCATCTCCGCCGCCGCCCTCGGACAGGTCCTCTACAACACCCTCGGCTTCGGCATCGCCGGCGTCCTCCTCTCGCTCGACACCTACCTCTCCCAGTCCCACGGAGCAGGCCGCTACGACGAAGCCAACCGCTGGCTCCTGCACGGTCTCGTCCTTGCCGCCGTCCTCGCCGCAATCTTCATGGGCCTCATCGCCCTCGCGCCGATCTTCATGCTCCGCCTGCCCATCGACCACCAGGTCATCACCGGAGCCATCGCCTTCCTCCGCGCCCTCAACTGGGGAACACCCGTTCTCTTCCTCTATTTCACCCTCCGCCGTTATCTCCAGGCCTTCAACCACGTCCGCCCCATCGCCGCAGCCCTTATCACCGCGAACCTCTGCAACGTCATCGGCAACTGGCTCCTCATCTACGGCCACTCATGGGGGCCCATCCACATCCCCGCCCTCGGAGTCACCGGCTCCGGCCTCTCTACCTCCATCTCCCGCGCCTACCTCGCCCTCTTCGTCGCCGCAACCGTTTGGCGAGTCGAGCGCCAGCACAACTACGGCCTACGCTCCATGCTCCGCCACATCGAGAGCACCCGCCTCACCCGCCTCGCTCTCCTTGGAGCCCCCGCCGGAGCCCAGATCTTCGTCGAGATCGCCATCTTCGCCACCGTCACCTTCCTCATCGGAACCATGGGTCCACTCCCTCTCTCTGGCCACGAGATCGCCCTCAACTGCGCCAGCTTCACCTTCATGGTGCCCTTCGCCATCTCCGCCGCCGCAGCCGTCCGCGTAGGACAAGCCATCGGCCGCAAAGCCCCTCAAGAAGCCGCTGCCGCAGGATGGGCCGCCATCCTCTTCGGAGCCGCCTGCATGGCCACCTTCTCCGCCATCCTCTTCCTCTTCCCGCACCCCATCGCCCGAGCCTTCACGCCCGACCCCAACGTCATCGCGGCGACCATCCCGCTCCTCTTCGTAGCCGCACTCTTCCAGTTCTTCGACGGCCTCCAGATCACCGCCACCGGAGCACTTCGCGGAGCCGGCAACACCCACGCCGGCCTCATCGTCCAGATCGTCGGCTACTGGATCATCGGCCTTCCCATCGGCTACCTTCTAGCCTTCCGCCTCCACCACGGAGCCGTTGGCCTATGGCTGGGCCTATGCGCCGGCCTCATCGTCGCGGGCCTCTCCCTCACCACCGTCTGGCACCGCACCACCAAAAAACTCCGCGCCACTTCCCAGTTAGAACAGATGGCGAACCCTGAAAAAGTGTCATCCTGA
- a CDS encoding aldo/keto reductase — translation MKQPSSFPDRRQFLKTGGALAAAGLLSHKAQAAQNQLPALPFNQKTQTSMPTRNFGKTGFKVGLFSLGGQSALEKPNNFDLAVPLIERALDLGVNFIDTAARYGFPERWSEQYIGRVMQHRRNDVYLVTKSRERTRDAALRDIEQSLKLMKTDHLDLWLLHNIGIPEEVDAVFAKGGAMEAFTQMQDQKVVRNLGVAAHYHPEPIIDLINRHPFDAVLLAINAADSLSPHSFTAKLLPLAVEKEMGIFGMKIASRGRILSSWTPPPVEVQKRSWEGVATRPGTLTIREATRYVLSLPVSTVIIGCDDIAQLEENVQIAREFNPLSQAQMAALTQKTAPIEAQANFFHSETRPREIASSNTDE, via the coding sequence ATGAAGCAGCCCTCCTCCTTCCCCGACCGCCGCCAATTTCTAAAAACCGGAGGAGCCCTCGCAGCCGCGGGCCTTCTCTCCCACAAGGCTCAGGCCGCGCAGAACCAGCTTCCTGCCCTGCCCTTCAATCAGAAGACGCAGACCTCCATGCCCACGCGCAACTTCGGAAAGACCGGCTTTAAAGTTGGCCTCTTCTCCCTCGGCGGCCAGAGCGCGCTCGAAAAACCCAACAACTTCGATCTCGCAGTCCCCCTCATCGAGCGAGCCCTCGACCTCGGCGTCAACTTCATCGATACCGCCGCCAGATACGGCTTCCCCGAGCGCTGGAGCGAGCAATACATAGGCCGCGTCATGCAACACCGACGCAACGACGTCTACCTCGTCACCAAATCCAGGGAACGCACCCGCGACGCCGCCCTCCGTGATATCGAACAGTCTCTCAAGCTCATGAAGACCGACCACCTCGATCTCTGGTTGCTCCACAACATCGGCATCCCCGAGGAGGTCGACGCCGTCTTTGCCAAAGGCGGCGCCATGGAAGCCTTCACCCAGATGCAGGACCAGAAGGTCGTCCGCAATCTCGGTGTCGCCGCCCACTACCACCCCGAACCCATCATCGACCTCATCAACCGTCATCCGTTCGACGCTGTCCTGCTGGCCATCAACGCAGCCGACTCCCTAAGCCCGCACAGTTTCACCGCAAAGCTCCTCCCCCTCGCTGTCGAAAAGGAGATGGGCATCTTCGGCATGAAGATCGCCTCGCGCGGACGTATCCTCTCCAGCTGGACTCCGCCACCCGTCGAAGTGCAGAAGCGCTCCTGGGAGGGCGTAGCCACTCGCCCCGGAACGCTGACCATACGCGAGGCCACGCGCTACGTTCTCTCGCTCCCCGTCAGCACCGTTATCATCGGCTGCGACGACATCGCGCAGCTCGAAGAAAACGTGCAGATCGCCCGCGAGTTCAACCCCCTGTCCCAGGCCCAGATGGCCGCCCTCACCCAAAAAACCGCCCCCATCGAAGCCCAGGCCAACTTCTTCCATTCCGAAACCCGCCCCAGGGAGATCGCTTCATCCAACACCGACGAATGA
- a CDS encoding aldo/keto reductase — MKQPPTSPDRRQFLKTGGALAAGLLAHSAQAATNQLPALPANPKTQAAMPTRNLGKTGYKVGIFSLGGQAALEKPNNFDNAVPIIERALDLGVNYIDTSSIYGGPDRWSEQYVGQVMKTRRNEAFVATKTKERTREASLRMIEKSLKLLNTDHVDLWQLHDVGLPEDVNAIFAKGGAMEALIEMHDQKVVRFLGVTGHYRPESLIDAVNRYPFDTILMALNAADTHIHSFTDQLLPLVVEKQMGIIGMKVPARGRLLSTWTPPSLEQQQHSWEGSAIATRSGVMNMREAMRFTLSHPVSTVIIGCDNIAQLEENVQIAREFTPLSQTQMASLNDLAAPVAKQSLFFRFTDRTKG, encoded by the coding sequence ATGAAGCAGCCACCCACCTCCCCCGACCGCCGCCAATTCCTCAAAACCGGCGGAGCCCTGGCCGCAGGCCTCCTCGCCCATAGCGCACAAGCCGCCACCAACCAGCTTCCCGCGCTCCCCGCCAATCCGAAAACCCAAGCCGCGATGCCCACCCGCAACCTCGGCAAGACCGGCTACAAGGTAGGCATCTTCTCCCTCGGCGGACAGGCCGCACTCGAAAAGCCCAACAACTTCGATAACGCCGTCCCCATTATCGAGCGAGCCCTCGACCTCGGCGTCAACTACATCGACACCTCCTCCATCTACGGAGGCCCGGACCGCTGGAGTGAGCAATACGTAGGCCAGGTCATGAAGACCCGCCGCAACGAGGCCTTCGTCGCCACCAAAACCAAAGAGCGCACCCGCGAAGCCTCCCTTCGCATGATCGAAAAATCCCTCAAGCTCCTCAACACCGACCACGTCGATCTCTGGCAACTCCACGATGTCGGCCTCCCCGAAGACGTCAACGCCATCTTCGCCAAAGGCGGAGCCATGGAAGCCCTCATCGAGATGCACGACCAGAAAGTCGTCCGCTTCCTCGGCGTCACCGGCCACTACCGCCCTGAATCCCTCATCGACGCCGTCAATCGCTATCCCTTCGACACCATCCTCATGGCCCTCAACGCCGCCGACACTCACATCCACAGCTTCACCGACCAGCTCCTTCCCCTCGTCGTCGAAAAGCAGATGGGCATCATCGGCATGAAGGTCCCCGCCCGCGGCCGTCTCCTCTCCACCTGGACACCGCCATCGCTCGAGCAGCAGCAACACTCCTGGGAGGGATCAGCCATAGCCACGCGCTCGGGTGTCATGAACATGCGCGAAGCCATGCGCTTCACCCTCTCGCATCCCGTCAGCACCGTCATCATCGGCTGCGACAACATCGCCCAGCTCGAAGAAAACGTCCAGATCGCCCGCGAGTTCACGCCTCTCTCGCAAACCCAGATGGCCTCCCTCAACGACCTCGCAGCCCCCGTAGCAAAACAATCCCTCTTCTTCCGCTTCACCGACCGCACCAAAGGCTAA
- a CDS encoding DMT family transporter: protein MGALQEKKRALGFGACAVASSLWGCGFFFGKIALAEMGFGHMVLYRFLFAMVALVPLLVTHRPGLNRKEWGVLLVASFLGVPLQFLIQFHGLELTTVSHASLMVGTMPVILAVGATLFAHERMDAIGWWALAASTTGAALIALGGKHHAGAGEASLAGDLLVVVSLGIALFWILLNKRLMERHSAVVVTAYGLMLGTLMLIAWVPVRYGMPPVAGVSLKAWLALAASGILCTATTTLLWNWGMTQVPASQAGVLLNMEPLIGSLLGVLVLRERLGPSAWVGGGLILAAAFTLTTRSTTRVREQLPVT from the coding sequence ATGGGTGCTTTGCAGGAGAAAAAGAGGGCGCTGGGGTTTGGCGCTTGTGCGGTGGCTAGTTCTTTGTGGGGGTGTGGGTTCTTCTTTGGGAAGATTGCGCTGGCTGAGATGGGCTTTGGGCACATGGTGCTGTACCGGTTTTTGTTTGCCATGGTTGCGCTGGTGCCTCTGCTGGTGACGCATCGGCCAGGGTTGAATCGTAAGGAGTGGGGAGTGCTGCTGGTGGCTTCGTTTTTGGGGGTGCCGCTGCAGTTTTTGATTCAGTTTCATGGGCTGGAGTTGACGACGGTTAGCCATGCTTCGCTGATGGTGGGGACCATGCCGGTGATTTTGGCCGTGGGGGCTACTCTGTTTGCGCATGAGCGGATGGATGCGATTGGATGGTGGGCTTTGGCGGCTTCGACTACGGGGGCGGCCCTGATTGCGTTGGGTGGGAAACATCATGCGGGGGCGGGGGAGGCTTCGCTGGCCGGGGATTTGCTGGTGGTGGTTTCGTTGGGGATTGCTCTGTTCTGGATTTTGTTGAATAAGCGGCTGATGGAGCGGCACTCGGCGGTGGTGGTGACGGCGTATGGGCTAATGCTGGGGACGCTGATGCTGATTGCCTGGGTTCCGGTGCGGTATGGGATGCCGCCGGTGGCGGGGGTGTCGCTGAAGGCCTGGCTGGCTCTGGCGGCGAGTGGGATATTGTGTACGGCGACGACGACGCTGCTTTGGAATTGGGGGATGACTCAGGTTCCGGCTTCGCAGGCTGGCGTGTTGCTGAATATGGAGCCGCTGATCGGGAGTCTGCTGGGGGTGCTGGTGCTGCGGGAGCGGCTGGGGCCTAGTGCGTGGGTAGGCGGCGGGTTGATTCTGGCGGCGGCATTTACGTTGACGACGCGGTCGACGACTCGGGTGCGGGAGCAGTTGCCGGTGACTTAG
- a CDS encoding SDR family oxidoreductase, whose amino-acid sequence MILVVGATGLVGGEVCKKLASRGEKVRALVRTTSSKEKVEALRSAGVELCVGDLKDPDSLAAACRSVDAVISTASSTLSRQAGDSIESVDGVGQMNLVNAAKAANVERFLFVSFRRPPGFSFPLGDAKRAVEEAIASMNFTVIQASYFMEVWLGPELGFDYANATARICGPGTSPVSWVSFVDVAEMCAVAIRHPAAERRTIEFGGPEAISLMDVVSLFEKFGGKTFKVEHVPEEVLLAQFEGATDSMQKTFAALMLGSIRGDAMDMKAVAEEFGIKLASIDEYAYGVSGA is encoded by the coding sequence ATGATTCTTGTCGTTGGTGCAACCGGGCTGGTGGGTGGTGAGGTTTGCAAGAAACTGGCGTCGCGAGGCGAGAAGGTGCGGGCGCTTGTTCGTACGACGAGCTCGAAGGAGAAGGTGGAGGCTTTGCGGTCGGCGGGTGTGGAGCTTTGCGTCGGCGATTTGAAGGATCCTGACTCGCTTGCTGCTGCGTGTCGTAGTGTGGATGCGGTTATCTCTACGGCTTCGTCTACTCTTTCGCGGCAGGCTGGAGATTCGATTGAGTCTGTCGACGGAGTGGGGCAGATGAATCTGGTGAACGCGGCGAAGGCTGCTAACGTTGAACGGTTTTTGTTTGTTTCTTTTCGCCGGCCACCGGGCTTTTCTTTTCCGTTGGGCGATGCGAAGCGAGCGGTCGAGGAGGCGATTGCGAGCATGAACTTCACCGTGATTCAGGCGAGCTATTTCATGGAGGTTTGGTTAGGGCCGGAGCTGGGGTTCGATTATGCAAATGCTACGGCTCGCATCTGTGGGCCGGGTACGAGTCCGGTCAGTTGGGTTTCGTTTGTTGATGTCGCGGAGATGTGCGCGGTTGCGATTCGCCATCCTGCTGCTGAACGCAGGACGATTGAGTTTGGTGGGCCTGAGGCGATCAGCTTGATGGATGTGGTGAGCCTGTTTGAGAAGTTTGGCGGAAAAACGTTCAAGGTGGAACATGTTCCTGAAGAGGTGCTGCTTGCGCAGTTTGAGGGCGCTACGGATTCCATGCAGAAGACGTTTGCGGCGCTGATGCTCGGGTCTATACGAGGGGACGCAATGGATATGAAGGCCGTTGCGGAGGAGTTCGGAATTAAGCTCGCTAGTATTGATGAATATGCGTACGGGGTGTCGGGCGCGTAG